In Rhodothermus marinus DSM 4252, a single genomic region encodes these proteins:
- the ychF gene encoding redox-regulated ATPase YchF gives MPLRCGIVGLPNVGKSTLFNALSRAGAESANYPFCTIEPNVGVVPVPDERLERLAELAGSAKVTPTTIEFVDIAGLVAGASKGEGLGNQFLAHIREVDAILHVVRCFEDPNIVHVSGSVDPARDIEIIQTELLLKDLETVERRIERTARAAKSGDKKLREELAFYERLRDHLSSGAPARLFTVSDLEAPWLRSLFLLTVKPVLYVANVAESDLPEGEGNPHVATVREIAEKEGAQVVVICAELEAQLAELDEEERRAFLKELGLERPGLERLVRAAYELLGLITFFTVGPKEARAWTIRRGTRAQQAAGIIHSDFERGFIRAETISYEDYIRYGSEAAAREAGAMRSEGRDYVVQDGDVILFRFNV, from the coding sequence ATGCCACTGCGCTGTGGAATTGTCGGGCTACCGAACGTCGGAAAATCGACGCTATTCAACGCGCTCAGCCGGGCCGGTGCCGAGTCGGCCAACTACCCGTTCTGCACCATCGAGCCGAACGTGGGCGTGGTGCCGGTGCCGGACGAGCGGTTGGAGCGGCTGGCCGAACTGGCGGGTTCGGCAAAGGTAACGCCCACCACCATCGAGTTTGTGGACATTGCGGGCCTGGTGGCCGGCGCGTCGAAGGGCGAAGGGCTGGGCAACCAGTTCCTGGCGCACATCCGCGAGGTGGACGCCATCCTGCACGTGGTGCGGTGTTTCGAGGATCCGAACATCGTGCACGTGAGCGGCTCGGTCGATCCGGCCCGCGACATCGAAATCATCCAGACCGAACTGCTGCTGAAGGATCTGGAGACCGTCGAGCGCCGGATCGAACGGACGGCCCGCGCCGCCAAAAGCGGCGACAAGAAGCTGCGTGAGGAGCTGGCCTTCTACGAGCGTCTGCGTGACCACCTGAGCAGCGGGGCTCCGGCGCGTCTGTTCACGGTGAGCGATCTGGAAGCGCCCTGGCTGCGCTCGCTCTTTCTGCTCACCGTAAAGCCGGTGCTGTACGTGGCCAATGTGGCCGAGTCGGATCTGCCCGAAGGCGAGGGCAATCCGCATGTGGCCACGGTCCGGGAAATTGCCGAGAAGGAGGGCGCACAGGTCGTGGTGATCTGTGCGGAGCTGGAGGCCCAGCTGGCTGAACTGGACGAAGAAGAACGGCGGGCCTTCCTGAAAGAACTGGGACTGGAGCGCCCCGGACTGGAACGGCTGGTGCGGGCCGCCTATGAGCTGCTGGGATTGATCACGTTCTTCACGGTGGGACCCAAAGAGGCGCGCGCCTGGACGATCCGGCGGGGCACGCGGGCCCAGCAGGCCGCCGGAATCATTCACAGCGACTTCGAGCGCGGCTTCATCCGGGCCGAGACGATCTCCTACGAGGATTACATCCGCTACGGCTCGGAAGCGGCCGCCCGCGAGGCCGGTGCCATGCGCTCGGAGGGGCGCGACTACGTCGTGCAGGACGGCGACGTGATCCTGTTTCGTTTCAACGTCTGA
- a CDS encoding metallophosphoesterase family protein, giving the protein MALIAIGDIHGCARTLDALLDRLAPTRDDQLVFIGDYIDRGPDARGVIERLLRLREEISCVFLRGNHEALMLNYLDRGEADLWFINGGLTTLNSYRNDGIRIPEEHEAFIRETLLYYDTPDFFFVHGGLKPDLTIAENLRRFAHTDLFLWEREHLNAPRFAWEKPVVCGHTPVPEPINREKLIAIDTGCVYPHPGLGRLTAVRLPERTFISIPRQDLI; this is encoded by the coding sequence ATGGCCCTGATAGCCATCGGCGATATTCACGGCTGCGCCCGCACGCTGGATGCCCTGCTCGACCGGCTGGCGCCCACGCGCGACGATCAGCTCGTCTTTATCGGCGATTACATCGACCGTGGACCCGACGCCCGGGGCGTCATCGAACGGCTGCTCCGGCTTCGCGAAGAGATCTCCTGCGTCTTTCTGCGGGGCAACCACGAGGCCCTGATGCTCAACTACCTGGACCGGGGCGAGGCCGATCTCTGGTTCATCAACGGCGGGCTGACCACGCTCAACAGCTATCGAAACGACGGGATTCGCATTCCTGAGGAGCACGAGGCGTTCATCCGCGAGACGCTCCTCTATTACGACACGCCGGATTTCTTCTTCGTCCACGGTGGGCTGAAGCCCGATCTGACCATCGCCGAAAACCTGCGTCGCTTTGCCCACACCGATCTGTTTCTCTGGGAGCGGGAGCACCTGAACGCCCCCCGCTTCGCCTGGGAGAAGCCCGTCGTATGCGGCCACACGCCCGTGCCCGAACCCATCAACCGGGAGAAACTCATCGCCATCGACACCGGCTGCGTCTATCCCCATCCGGGGCTGGGCCGCCTGACGGCCGTCCGGCTCCCGGAGCGCACGTTCATCTCGATCCCGCGCCAGGATCTGATCTGA
- the nusB gene encoding transcription antitermination factor NusB: MHSRREVRERVLQALYAYEVGHDTAEHVIDTVLRPALKDDREALRFATQLFLRTINYSEEADRLIADHVKNWDLTRIALIDRLLLRMAICELLAFEDIPPKVSINEAIELAKKYSTEKSGQFVNGVLDAVVLDLQRQGRLKKSGRGLIGMETLLQRLAEQQSSKS; the protein is encoded by the coding sequence ATGCACAGCCGAAGGGAAGTTCGGGAACGGGTACTGCAGGCACTGTACGCCTACGAGGTGGGGCACGACACGGCCGAGCACGTGATCGACACCGTGCTGCGGCCCGCGCTGAAGGACGACCGGGAGGCGCTCCGGTTTGCCACCCAGCTTTTTCTCCGGACGATCAACTACAGCGAGGAAGCCGATCGCCTGATCGCCGATCATGTAAAAAACTGGGACCTGACGCGCATTGCGCTGATCGACCGGCTGCTGCTGCGCATGGCCATTTGCGAATTGCTCGCGTTTGAAGATATTCCCCCGAAGGTTTCCATCAACGAAGCCATCGAGCTGGCCAAGAAGTACAGCACCGAGAAAAGCGGCCAGTTCGTCAACGGCGTGCTCGATGCTGTGGTGCTGGACCTGCAGCGGCAGGGGCGCTTGAAGAAGTCGGGACGCGGGCTGATCGGCATGGAGACGCTGCTACAACGCCTGGCCGAACAGCAATCGTCGAAGTCGTAG